Proteins encoded within one genomic window of Haladaptatus sp. QDMS2:
- a CDS encoding DUF6663 family protein — MQVTTHGTFRVLESTREENELLLLDVESYDPTYVAVGESVADLEPGYTIDATVEWEAGTPRVTTLSVRTETLFEFVDGATNIFEAAQDTWQEGESMGEGMNSTVTYSTDNEPNGVVYTFAKQAGERDLFSEFRDGITPLEPLVERVGEHVAPPYEVFVLNPEVEPFVVVYICLEKGGMLADTVRDTYDCPRR, encoded by the coding sequence ATGCAGGTGACGACCCACGGGACGTTTCGCGTTCTCGAGAGCACGCGTGAGGAGAACGAACTCCTCCTGCTCGACGTCGAATCGTACGACCCGACGTACGTGGCAGTCGGCGAGTCGGTCGCCGACCTCGAACCGGGCTACACCATCGACGCGACAGTCGAGTGGGAAGCGGGCACGCCGCGGGTCACGACGCTCTCGGTGCGCACGGAGACGCTGTTCGAGTTCGTAGACGGCGCGACGAACATCTTCGAGGCCGCCCAGGACACCTGGCAGGAGGGTGAGTCGATGGGTGAGGGGATGAACTCCACCGTCACCTATAGTACCGACAACGAGCCAAACGGCGTCGTCTACACCTTCGCGAAACAGGCGGGTGAACGCGACCTGTTCTCCGAGTTCCGCGACGGCATCACCCCTCTCGAACCGCTCGTCGAACGGGTCGGCGAGCACGTCGCGCCGCCCTACGAGGTGTTCGTTCTCAATCCGGAGGTCGAACCGTTCGTCGTGGTCTACATCTGTCTGGAGAAGGGCGGCATGCTCGCGGACACGGTTCGGGACACCTACGACTGCCCGCGGCGGTAG
- a CDS encoding DMT family transporter, with product MNKRLLAMFALLATFWGTSFVAIEVGLHAFPPLLFAALRYDVAGLIILGYAALTTDRWLPRAKDELLLVAITGVTIIGAYHGLLYLGAQHVSGAIAAVIISLSPVLTAVFASTLLPDESLHPLGIAGLLAGLVGVVVIANPDPSNLLSASMLGIVLIFLGAASFALGSVLTRPIRSDLPLPTLQGWAMLLGSGLLHVVSVARGESFAAIEWTLPAVTSLTYLTLISGVVAFLLYFELLDILGPIEINLIGYLEPVVASTMSFLLLGHVISAPTLAGFVAIFVGFALIKYETLQAAFHRASARARRTTHRF from the coding sequence ATGAACAAACGGCTCCTCGCTATGTTCGCCCTCCTCGCGACGTTCTGGGGCACCTCCTTCGTCGCCATCGAGGTGGGCCTGCACGCATTCCCACCACTCCTGTTCGCCGCCCTGCGCTACGACGTCGCCGGGCTGATTATCCTCGGCTACGCGGCCCTGACCACAGACCGGTGGCTCCCACGCGCGAAAGACGAGTTACTGCTCGTCGCCATCACGGGCGTCACCATCATCGGCGCGTACCACGGCCTGCTCTATCTCGGCGCACAGCACGTCTCCGGCGCGATCGCCGCCGTCATCATCAGCCTCTCGCCGGTGTTGACCGCCGTCTTCGCGAGCACGTTGCTCCCAGACGAGTCGCTTCACCCGCTGGGGATTGCCGGCCTGCTGGCCGGTCTCGTCGGCGTGGTCGTCATCGCCAACCCCGACCCATCTAACCTGCTCTCTGCGAGTATGCTCGGCATCGTCCTCATCTTCCTCGGCGCGGCGAGTTTCGCCCTCGGGTCGGTGCTCACCCGGCCGATTCGCTCTGACCTCCCGCTCCCCACCCTGCAGGGCTGGGCGATGCTCCTCGGGTCCGGCCTGCTTCACGTCGTCAGCGTCGCTCGCGGTGAGTCGTTCGCCGCTATCGAGTGGACCCTTCCCGCCGTCACGTCGCTCACGTACCTGACGCTCATCTCGGGAGTCGTCGCGTTCCTGCTCTACTTCGAGTTGCTCGACATCCTCGGCCCAATCGAGATTAACCTCATCGGCTACCTCGAACCGGTCGTCGCCTCCACGATGAGCTTCCTCCTGCTCGGTCACGTCATCAGCGCACCGACGCTCGCTGGCTTCGTCGCCATCTTCGTCGGATTCGCGCTCATCAAGTACGAGACCCTGCAGGCGGCGTTCCACAGGGCGTCGGCCAGAGCGCGCCGAACCACCCACCGGTTCTGA
- a CDS encoding Lrp/AsnC family transcriptional regulator, with protein MDERDITLLKAIVDLETGSPEKLHEETEIPVSTIHYRLNKLKERGVITNDLYDLDLEELGLGVTVIVEVLTDYHGPHQDVEEKLLAIEGVTKAYFTMGETDFIVIAQLSDADKVERLITDFESLEEVERTNSTFVISTLRDSNRALDSYSLETLLDELAEE; from the coding sequence ATGGACGAGCGCGACATCACGCTGCTCAAGGCAATCGTGGACCTGGAAACCGGGAGTCCAGAGAAACTCCACGAGGAGACGGAGATTCCGGTCTCGACGATTCACTACCGACTGAACAAACTCAAAGAGCGAGGCGTCATCACCAACGACCTCTACGACCTCGACTTAGAGGAACTCGGCCTCGGCGTCACCGTCATCGTGGAGGTGCTCACCGACTACCACGGCCCCCACCAGGACGTAGAGGAGAAACTGCTCGCCATCGAGGGCGTGACCAAGGCGTACTTCACGATGGGCGAGACGGACTTCATCGTCATCGCCCAGCTTTCTGACGCGGACAAGGTAGAACGCCTCATCACCGACTTCGAATCGCTGGAGGAGGTAGAGCGCACCAACTCGACGTTCGTCATCTCGACGCTGCGCGACAGCAATCGGGCACTCGACAGCTACAGCCTCGAAACCCTCCTCGACGAACTCGCAGAAGAGTGA
- a CDS encoding desampylase: MIRFTQEAYDALVDHAMAGAPEEICGILEGGREGDTAQVQAAHPVENVAEQPRTRYTLDPEAQLDVMEEIEERGASVVGFYHSHPDGPTGPSATDEAQATWPGYSYVIVALAGRPFVGSWKWTGDRFEQEVVSVGGD, from the coding sequence ATGATTCGATTCACGCAGGAAGCGTACGACGCACTCGTGGACCACGCGATGGCGGGCGCACCCGAAGAGATCTGTGGCATCCTCGAAGGCGGGCGCGAAGGAGACACAGCACAGGTGCAGGCCGCCCACCCGGTCGAAAACGTGGCTGAACAGCCACGGACGCGCTATACCCTCGACCCGGAGGCACAGCTCGACGTGATGGAGGAAATCGAGGAGCGCGGCGCGTCAGTGGTTGGCTTCTATCACTCACATCCCGACGGGCCGACGGGGCCGAGCGCCACCGACGAGGCTCAGGCGACGTGGCCTGGCTACTCGTACGTTATCGTCGCACTCGCGGGCCGCCCCTTCGTCGGGTCGTGGAAGTGGACCGGCGACCGGTTCGAACAGGAAGTCGTCTCAGTCGGCGGTGATTGA
- a CDS encoding cobalamin-binding protein — MRIVSLLPAATELLYALGVTPVGVSHECDYPPAAANLPSVVESRIDASATSAEIDVQVQAAMAEHGSVYALDREKLRTLNPDVVVTQGVCDVCAVDSALVETAVRDLGLDAEVVTTDVHSLADLYRDLRKVGAVTGQEEAAEEVVSTLQARVSEVESRASAAAESPTVAVLDWLDPVMVAGHWIPELVELAGGTYPLADVGAESRPREWATIRECDPDVLVAAPCGFELADASDDATQLRENPGWDDLTAVRTNRAYAMEGHHLVNRPGPRLVDTLEHLARLIHPEEFGNPDPTVAATISRTIPPR, encoded by the coding sequence ATGCGCATCGTCTCGCTCCTGCCCGCCGCCACCGAGTTGCTCTACGCCCTCGGCGTCACGCCCGTGGGCGTCAGCCACGAGTGTGACTACCCGCCCGCCGCCGCCAACCTGCCGTCCGTGGTCGAATCGCGCATCGACGCCTCGGCCACGAGCGCCGAAATCGACGTCCAGGTGCAGGCTGCGATGGCCGAACACGGCAGCGTCTACGCGCTCGACCGCGAGAAGCTGCGGACGCTCAACCCGGACGTCGTCGTCACGCAGGGCGTCTGTGACGTGTGCGCGGTCGATTCAGCGCTCGTCGAGACGGCCGTCCGCGATCTCGGCCTGGACGCCGAAGTCGTGACGACGGACGTTCACTCGCTCGCAGACCTGTATCGCGACCTGCGGAAGGTGGGCGCGGTGACGGGTCAAGAGGAGGCGGCCGAGGAGGTCGTTTCTACACTGCAAGCGCGGGTCAGCGAGGTCGAATCGCGGGCGAGCGCAGCCGCTGAATCACCCACAGTCGCCGTCCTCGACTGGCTCGACCCGGTGATGGTCGCCGGTCACTGGATTCCCGAACTCGTGGAATTGGCTGGGGGAACCTACCCACTCGCCGACGTGGGCGCGGAGTCCAGACCCCGCGAGTGGGCGACGATTCGGGAGTGCGACCCGGACGTGCTCGTCGCGGCTCCCTGTGGATTCGAACTGGCCGACGCCAGCGACGACGCCACGCAACTTCGCGAGAACCCGGGGTGGGACGACCTCACCGCGGTCCGGACGAACCGGGCCTACGCGATGGAGGGTCACCATCTCGTGAACCGCCCCGGCCCGCGACTCGTGGACACGCTCGAACATCTCGCACGACTGATTCATCCCGAGGAGTTCGGCAATCCAGACCCCACCGTCGCGGCCACAATCTCCCGAACCATCCCCCCACGATGA
- the bcp gene encoding thioredoxin-dependent thiol peroxidase, translated as MLEVGDEAPSFTLTNQDGEDVSLADYAGRHVVVYFYPRADTPGCTTEACEFRDLWKQYEARDIAVLAISDDPVGDLQDFAEKYDLPIELLSDESGAVAAAYDSYGEKNMFGKTFDGVFRNTYLVGPDGTVVDVYRNVTPEGHAATVLKALD; from the coding sequence ATGCTCGAAGTCGGAGACGAGGCTCCCTCGTTCACACTCACGAATCAGGACGGCGAGGACGTTTCACTCGCGGACTACGCTGGCAGACACGTCGTCGTTTACTTCTACCCGCGGGCCGACACGCCCGGCTGTACCACCGAAGCCTGCGAGTTTCGCGACCTCTGGAAGCAGTACGAAGCGCGCGACATCGCGGTGCTCGCCATCAGTGACGACCCTGTTGGCGACCTACAGGACTTCGCTGAAAAGTACGACCTGCCCATCGAACTTCTGAGCGACGAGTCGGGTGCGGTCGCCGCAGCTTACGACTCCTACGGCGAGAAGAACATGTTCGGCAAGACGTTCGACGGCGTGTTCCGGAACACCTACCTCGTCGGGCCTGACGGCACCGTCGTCGACGTCTACCGGAACGTCACACCGGAGGGCCACGCAGCGACCGTCCTCAAAGCGCTCGACTAG
- a CDS encoding winged helix-turn-helix domain-containing protein: MGTPAPREAMEVVGKRSELVTCLLDGPQDTRDLVDALGASRSTVYRGTRELEALRLVEQDGGKYHLTTFGRLVVELYDSFYENLKTLCELETPLSDLPREANLPADVFCGGEVVHAVSHDPDRPVDAFEQAVREASRLQGFSPITRSRYVELFANELRSGSLEAELLTTTSVVTYLVSEYADVMEDVFALENFRFFTTEEPLPYELIVVEEPEPFVGISLYDSRQNMRAFVTNHDADAIAWGRAQFESYRELAECVTD; the protein is encoded by the coding sequence ATGGGTACGCCAGCACCGCGTGAGGCGATGGAGGTCGTCGGGAAACGGAGCGAACTCGTGACGTGCCTCCTCGACGGCCCACAGGACACGCGAGACCTCGTAGACGCACTCGGGGCGTCACGCTCGACCGTCTACCGGGGGACGCGTGAACTCGAGGCGCTCAGACTCGTCGAACAGGACGGTGGCAAGTACCATCTGACGACGTTTGGGCGACTCGTAGTCGAACTGTACGACTCGTTTTACGAGAATCTAAAAACGCTCTGTGAACTCGAAACGCCCCTCTCTGACCTCCCTCGCGAAGCGAACCTCCCTGCCGACGTGTTCTGTGGCGGCGAGGTGGTCCACGCCGTCTCCCACGACCCGGACCGCCCGGTCGATGCCTTCGAGCAGGCGGTCAGAGAGGCCTCGCGCCTCCAGGGGTTTTCCCCGATTACCCGGTCTCGGTACGTCGAACTGTTCGCAAACGAGTTGCGCTCGGGGTCGCTCGAGGCCGAGTTACTCACGACGACCTCCGTCGTCACCTACCTCGTCTCCGAGTACGCGGACGTGATGGAGGACGTGTTCGCGCTCGAAAATTTCCGCTTTTTCACGACCGAGGAACCGCTCCCGTACGAACTTATCGTGGTCGAGGAACCGGAACCGTTCGTGGGAATAAGCCTCTACGACAGCCGCCAGAACATGCGGGCGTTCGTCACTAACCACGACGCAGACGCCATCGCGTGGGGCAGAGCGCAGTTCGAATCGTACCGTGAATTGGCCGAGTGCGTGACCGACTAG